GACGCGTGAACAATATCGACACCAGCCCGGCACGGCTATCAATCACTTCTATGAAAAGTTGTTCAAGTTAGCAGCTCTCATGAATACGGATACTGCCAAAGCACTGGCAGCCCACCGGACAGCGGTGATGCACGAGTTTGTTGACCAATTTAAGGCTGAGTGGACGGCGGATGATAAGGCGTAATGGCATCCCTACGTCTAGTTGAATCACTAGTTCTTTGAGCTGAGATCATGTTATCAGATGATGCAATTACCATTTATATTGGCTAACGAAAAAGGCCATCACAAGAATGTATCGTGAATTCTTGTGATGGCCTTTTTAGCCCTTATTCTGGTTTTAAAGCTGGCAATCCAAATCAGGCACGGTTGGTCAGAAGATGGGTTACCAACATGACTAGTAGGGACACGAGTAGTGAGTAGCCCAAGATAATGGCGACCATTAGTCCCCAAGTAACTAACGTATGGATCCAACCGGTGATACCGATGAACGTCAGTAAGGTAGTCAGCACGATAATGATGCCGATGGTGCTATACAACCCGATCGCACTATTCTGATAGTCAGCGGGACTTAGATCGAAGCCACCAATCACAATGACGAGGGTTAGAAAGAGCAACATTAATAGTTGCCACCAACTCGTTGGCGTACTGGTTAACGCGTGAAAACTTGCAGCCCATTGTGGTTGTTCGGGTGTATCAGCTAATTTGAAGATGGCTTGAAATAGGCCAGGAGCGAGTAGCCAGTCTAGTCCAAGGAGTGCCGCTGTGCATCCGAAGATGGGGGCGACACCAATGAACAGGTTACCAATGACTTGATACCGGCTGTGCCGATTCCAAGTATGGTTAACATAGCCTAGTGCCAGATCATCCGCCGACTCATCTTCAGGATGGAGGTGAGGGCGTTTGAGCAGCCGGACCGATTGGATGCCGTGGCGAAAAATCAGTGCGAGGATTAGATGGCTAAGCTCGTGGATGATGATGCCCAGAAAGCCACAGTAGACCTGACTGTTAATACCGTAGTGGTTGACCAGATTCGCTTTGGTTTGTCGGTTGATAATCGTCAGTGACCAAGCAAATAGTCCGGGTAAACCAATGATGACCAGCAAGACGATGCCGTTATTCTTGATCAAGTTATCCACGGGGCTACTCCGTTATTGGACCAAAAGTGCCGTGCACGAGCTTGCGTAGATCATCAGCGTCGATTTCAATTGAACGCCCGATTTTACCCGAAGATACGAGAATCTTACCTTGCTGCTTAGCGGTCTCGTCTAAGTAGATGGGAAACTTCTTAGTTTCCCAAATACCAACTGGTGTGTTGGCGCCGTGTTGGTATCCGGTAGTCCGTTCCAAGTCCTTTAATGGAATCATGCCAACTTTTTTGTTGCCGGATAGCTTAGCCAATTTTTTATAGCTGAGGTGCTCATCTAACGGCAAGACGCCGACGACGGGACCGGTCTTGTTACCAATCAGCGCTAAGGTCTTGTAGATATGATGTTCGTCAACACCGAGGTGGTCGACTTGTAATTGTTGAACGTCGCCTTCCGTTTCGGTTGGGAATTCATATTGTTGATAGCTGATATTTGCTTTATCCAAAATCTTTTCAACAAGTGTTTTACCTAATTGATCTTTTTTCTTCTTTTTTGACATTATTGTTAACCTCACATTTATTAAAAATACGGTCCAATTTTATAAATGGACCGGAACAATTCACCCAAACGCCATTAATTCTGCTATACTTGAGGTATGAAATAACCTCAAAGGAGGGATTACAATGGCTGACCTAGTTTATCAACAAGTCATCAATGATCTCAATAAACGGATCATGGCGAATGAATTTGTTGATAAGAAGCTTCCAGATGAACGTAGTCTTAGCGAACAGTATCAGGTAAGTCGTAGCTCGATTAAGCGCGCGCTTAACGTGCTAGCCAATAAGGGCCTGATTTTCAAGAAGCGGGGTTCGGGAACGTTCATTAATCCATTATATCTTAAAAATCAATCTTCGTTTAAGTATGAAGGAACTAACCTAGGAATTACGGACAGTTTAAATACTGAGGGTGCTAAGCCCAGTATTCAATTATTAGACTTTCGCGTCATTCCTGCAAGTCAAGAGTTGCAACAAGACTTATTTTTAACTGCTGACGAGTTTGTTTATGAAATCAAACGGCTGCGATTACTGGATGACCAGCCTTTCATGATTGAAAGTGGCTATATTCCAATCAAGCTTGTGCCCCAGTTGAACCGACAAGTGGTCAGTGGATCGATCTTTAATTACGTGCAAAAGACCTTGCACGCCGCAGTGACCAAATCATTCTTATCGATTGCGGCCGATGCGTCCAATACGACTGATCAAGAGTTGCTACATTTGCAGCCGAATGAACCGGTGGGCCTGATGAGTGGGATCTTCTTTTTAGATGATGGGACACCCTTTGAAGTGTCTAATATGCGATTACATTATCAATATATGAAGTATACAACGTTTGTGTCAACGAATAGTTAGGAGTCTGAGGTGTCATGGCACTGATTCGTATTAATTTTATGGCGGCTAGTTTACACCGGACCGTTCCCCTGATGGTGTGTTTACCAACTGATAAATTGGTCCCAGATGAGCAGGGCGTGCCGCGCCCGATTCAGGGTCCGTTTGCCACCCTGTACTTATTGCACGGTATCTTAGGTAGTGAAGTCGACTGGATTAGTGGCACACGAATCCAGCGCTGGGCCGACGAACGGAACCTGGCTGTCGTGATGCCAGCGGGCGAGAATAGTTTCTATACTGATCATCCTTGGTCTGGGGAGACGTATAGTCAATTTATTGGTCAGGAATTGATTGATTTTACACGCCGGACGTTTCCACTATCACACCAGCGTGACCAAACTTTTATTGGCGGATTATCAATGGGTGGTTACGGGGCGCTGTATAACGGACTAAAATTTCACGATACTTTTGGGGCCATTGTGAGTTTATCAGCCGGACTGAATGTGCGACCCGGAATGGAAAAGTTACCGGCAAAGCCTCAGTGGTTTGCGGAAACAGTCGCATATCAGCATGGCGTTTTTGGCCCAGATCTAGCAGCTGCTGGTCATTCGGAATTAAACCTGCAAGTGCTCGTAACTAATTTACTGGCAGCTCACGTCGTTTTACCCGCGATTTTTATGGCGATTGGCGATCAGGACGGCTTAAAGTCAGCGAATGATGAATTTGATCATTTTCTAACGACCAAAAAAGTTTCGCATGAATATTTGGTCGGTTCTGGAGCGCACGAGTGGGATTTCTGGGACCGCTATCTATTAAAAGCACTGAACTGGTTGCCACTAACTAATCAGGGCGCCGGTGTTAATTCTGGGCATATTAAAGCTAATTGATGGGCTGCTTCAATCATTCTGTGTACAAATTATTAAAAAATATATTAATCTAAAAGCAGGGTGTCCCAAGGGATGAGCCTTGTTTTTTTGTTTTAATTTATAAAATTGGACCGTTCCAATTAACAAAAAGGTTGATTTTTTGAAATGAGTTGTTAAAATAGAACTTGTAAACGAAAACATTTAAACAGTTAGCGTTCAAGTGAAAAGCAAATTAAGGAGTGTTTTTGAAATGACAACAGATTACTCATCACCAGCATATTTGCAAAAAGTTGATAAGTACTGGCGTGCTGCCAACTACTTATCAGTTGGTCAACTTTATTTAAAAGATAATCCACTATTACAACGGCCATTGAAGGCCAGTGACGTTAAGGTTCATCCAATTGGTCACTGGGGGACGATTGCCGGTCAAAACTTTATCTATGCCCATCTTAACCGGGTCATCAACAAGTACGGTTTGAAGATGTTCTACGTTGAAGGTCCAGGTCATGGTGGTCAAGTGATGGTTTCAAACTCTTACCTTGACGGTACTTACACCGATATTTATCCAGAAATTACGCAGGATGTTGAAGGGATGCAAAAGCTCTTTAAGCAATTCTCATTCCCAGGTGGGGTTGCTTCCCATGCGGCACCTGAAACACCCGGTTCAATCCATGAAGGTGGCGAACTTGGTTACTCAATTTCACACGGGGTTGGGGCAATTCTTGACAATCCTGACGAGATCGCCGCGGTTGTTGTTGGTGATGGGGAATCCGAAACGGGTCCATTAGCAACTTCATGGCAATCAACGAAGTTCATTAACCCAATCAACGACGGGGCTGTTTTACCAATCTTGAACTTAAATGGTTTTAAGATTTCTAACCCAACGATTTTTGGTCGGACTTCTGATGCTAAGATTAAGGAATACTTCGAAAGCATGAATTGGGAACCAATCTTCGTTGAAGGTGACGATCCTGAAAAGGTTCACCCAGCCTTAGCTAAGGCCATGGATGAAGCCGTTGAAAAGATCAAGGCAATCCAGAAGCATGCTCGCGAAAATGACGATGCGACATTGCCAGTATGGCCAATGATCGTCTTCCGCGCACCTAAGGGCTGGACTGGTCCGAAGTCATGGGACGGTGATAAGATCGAAGGTTCATTCCGTGCTCATCAAATTCCGATTCCTGTTGATCAAAATGACATGGAACATGCGGATGCTTTAGTTGATTGGCTCGAATCATATCAACCAAAAGAACTCTTCAATGAAGATGGCTCTTTGAAGGATGATATTAAAGAAATTATTCCTACTGGGGACAGTCGGATGGCTGCTAACCCAATCACCAATGGTGGGGTCGATCCGAAAGCCTTGAACTTACCAAACTTCCGTGATTATGCGGTCGATACGTCCAAAGAAGGCGCGAATGTTAAGCAAGATATGATCGTTTGGTCAGACTATTTGCGGGATGTCATCAAGAAGAATCCTGATAACTTCCGGTTGTTCGGACCTGATGAAACCATGTCTAACCGCTTATATGGTGTCTTCGAAACCACTAATCGTCAATGGATGGAAGACATTCATCCAGATAGTGACCAATATGAAGCACCAGCTGGCCGGGTCTTAGATGCTCAGTTATCTGAACACCAAGCTGAAGGTTGGTTAGAAGGTTACGTCTTAACTGGACGTCATGGGTTATTTGCCAGTTATGAAGCCTTCCTACGCGTTGTGGACTCAATGTTGACGCAACACTTCAAGTGGTTACGTAAAGCCAATGAACTTGATTGGCGTAAAAAGTACCCATCACTTAACATTATCGCGGCTTCAACTGTATTCCAACAAGACCATAATGGTTATACCCACCAAGATCCAGGTGCATTAACTCATTTGGCCGAAAAGAAACCAGAATACATTCGCGAATATTTACCAGCCGATGCCAACACGTTATTAGCTGTCGGTGACGTCATTTTCCGGAGCCAAGAAAAGATCAACTACGTGGTTACGTCAAAACACCCACGTCAACAATGGTTCAGCATTGAAGAAGCTAAGCAATTAGTTGACAATGGTCTTGGTATCATTGATTGGGCAAGTACGGACCAAGGTAGCGAACCAGACATTGTCTTTGCAGCTGCTGGGACGGAACCAACGCTTGAAACGTTGGCTGCCATCCAATTACTACACGACAGTTTCCCAGAGATGAAGATTCGTTTCGTGAACGTGGTCGACATCTTGAAGTTACGTAGTCCTGAAAAGGATCCGCGGGGCTTGTCAGATGCTGAGTTTGACCATTACTTTACTAAGGACAAACCAGTGGTCTTTGCTTTCCACGGTTACGAAGACTTAGTTCGTGACATCTTCTTTGATCGTCACAACCATAACTTATACGTCCACGGTTACCGTGAAAATGGTGATATTACCACACCATTCGACGTACGGGTCATGAACCAGATGGACCGCTTCGACTTAGCTAAGTCGGCAATTGCGGCGCAACCAGCAATGGAAAACACTGGTGCGGCCTTCGTTCAATCCATGGATAATATGCTTGCTAAACACAATGCCTATATCCGGGATGCCGGAACTGACTTGCCAGAAGTTAATGATTGGCAATGGAAGGGTTTAAAATAAGCAGTTAAAATCTTAATTTGAAAATAGCGTTGCTACTGGCTTGTGCCTCCAGTAGCAACGCTATTTTTGTGCGCTATTAATTGTGTCGATTGGATACTGTCAACTCAGCATGGGCGACTTATTTCAGATTGCGTGTATATCAAGCAATACTAGTGGTATGTCAACAAG
This Lactiplantibacillus plantarum DNA region includes the following protein-coding sequences:
- the ybaK gene encoding Cys-tRNA(Pro) deacylase, producing MSKKKKKDQLGKTLVEKILDKANISYQQYEFPTETEGDVQQLQVDHLGVDEHHIYKTLALIGNKTGPVVGVLPLDEHLSYKKLAKLSGNKKVGMIPLKDLERTTGYQHGANTPVGIWETKKFPIYLDETAKQQGKILVSSGKIGRSIEIDADDLRKLVHGTFGPITE
- a CDS encoding GntR family transcriptional regulator, which codes for MADLVYQQVINDLNKRIMANEFVDKKLPDERSLSEQYQVSRSSIKRALNVLANKGLIFKKRGSGTFINPLYLKNQSSFKYEGTNLGITDSLNTEGAKPSIQLLDFRVIPASQELQQDLFLTADEFVYEIKRLRLLDDQPFMIESGYIPIKLVPQLNRQVVSGSIFNYVQKTLHAAVTKSFLSIAADASNTTDQELLHLQPNEPVGLMSGIFFLDDGTPFEVSNMRLHYQYMKYTTFVSTNS
- a CDS encoding alpha/beta hydrolase, encoding MALIRINFMAASLHRTVPLMVCLPTDKLVPDEQGVPRPIQGPFATLYLLHGILGSEVDWISGTRIQRWADERNLAVVMPAGENSFYTDHPWSGETYSQFIGQELIDFTRRTFPLSHQRDQTFIGGLSMGGYGALYNGLKFHDTFGAIVSLSAGLNVRPGMEKLPAKPQWFAETVAYQHGVFGPDLAAAGHSELNLQVLVTNLLAAHVVLPAIFMAIGDQDGLKSANDEFDHFLTTKKVSHEYLVGSGAHEWDFWDRYLLKALNWLPLTNQGAGVNSGHIKAN
- a CDS encoding phosphoketolase family protein, producing the protein MTTDYSSPAYLQKVDKYWRAANYLSVGQLYLKDNPLLQRPLKASDVKVHPIGHWGTIAGQNFIYAHLNRVINKYGLKMFYVEGPGHGGQVMVSNSYLDGTYTDIYPEITQDVEGMQKLFKQFSFPGGVASHAAPETPGSIHEGGELGYSISHGVGAILDNPDEIAAVVVGDGESETGPLATSWQSTKFINPINDGAVLPILNLNGFKISNPTIFGRTSDAKIKEYFESMNWEPIFVEGDDPEKVHPALAKAMDEAVEKIKAIQKHARENDDATLPVWPMIVFRAPKGWTGPKSWDGDKIEGSFRAHQIPIPVDQNDMEHADALVDWLESYQPKELFNEDGSLKDDIKEIIPTGDSRMAANPITNGGVDPKALNLPNFRDYAVDTSKEGANVKQDMIVWSDYLRDVIKKNPDNFRLFGPDETMSNRLYGVFETTNRQWMEDIHPDSDQYEAPAGRVLDAQLSEHQAEGWLEGYVLTGRHGLFASYEAFLRVVDSMLTQHFKWLRKANELDWRKKYPSLNIIAASTVFQQDHNGYTHQDPGALTHLAEKKPEYIREYLPADANTLLAVGDVIFRSQEKINYVVTSKHPRQQWFSIEEAKQLVDNGLGIIDWASTDQGSEPDIVFAAAGTEPTLETLAAIQLLHDSFPEMKIRFVNVVDILKLRSPEKDPRGLSDAEFDHYFTKDKPVVFAFHGYEDLVRDIFFDRHNHNLYVHGYRENGDITTPFDVRVMNQMDRFDLAKSAIAAQPAMENTGAAFVQSMDNMLAKHNAYIRDAGTDLPEVNDWQWKGLK